One region of Gossypium raimondii isolate GPD5lz chromosome 6, ASM2569854v1, whole genome shotgun sequence genomic DNA includes:
- the LOC105772742 gene encoding cysteine proteinase inhibitor 12, producing MRISYNHDELHLGQEPKEKNSYSVRINYSFEPSPFSSSTPISILFFINLSAELTLSLEPMTTTTAVTLGGGSAINVELENVACFAIDEHNNREDGTVVFVRVDQAAEPLVVGRLHHLTVEAIDAGGKKLYEAKVWVKPWSNFKQLQEFKHAGDAHASPSSTTSDLVVNKVVQPLPGTGRSSYAKKRRAKRMGSDYYSFARWKTKDGHGPGLQCIPTHDPLVE from the exons ATGAGAATTTCTTACAACCATGATGAGTTACACTTGGGACAAGaaccaaaggaaaaaaatagcTACAGTGTGAGAATAAATTATTCATTTGAGCCTTCTCCATTTTCATCCTCCACACCAATCTCAATTCTCTTCTTCATCAATCTCTCTGCGGAATTAACCCTCAGCTTAGAACCAATGACCACCACCACCGCAGTCACTTTGGGCGGAGGTTCGGCAATCAACGTAGAGCTCGAAAACGTCGCTTGCTTTGCTATCGATGAGCACAACAATAGAGAGGACGGTACGGTTGTGTTTGTGAGGGTGGATCAAGCAGCCGAGCCACTGGTAGTCGGGAGGCTTCACCATTTGACGGTGGAAGCCATTGATGCCGGCGGAAAGAAGCTTTATGAGGCCAAAGTGTGGGTCAAACCTTGGTCGAACTTCAAGCAGTTGCAGGAATTTAAACATGCCGGTGATGCTCATGCTTCCCCTTCTTCTACTACTTCCGATCTTGTGGTCAACAAAG TTGTGCAGCCTTTACCCGGTACAGGCAGGAGCTCTTACGCAAAGAAGCGAAGAGCAAAGCGCATGGGATCTGATTATTACTCGTTTGCTAGATGGAAAACTAAAG ATGGCCATGGCCCTGGTTTGCAATGTATTCCGACGCACGATCCTTTAGTTGAATAA
- the LOC105772741 gene encoding cysteine proteinase inhibitor 6 codes for MRNPSFAISFLFYIPISILFFNNFFAESTLSSEPMATTAANLGGFRPSGRSQNSAELENVARFAVDEHNKKEKGMVEFVRVVKATEQVVAGTLHHLTVEAIDGGKKKLYEAKVWVKPWMNVKELQEFKHADDSPSCTTSDLGIKKDGHGHGLQGVPIHDPVVEGAANHALKAIQQRSNSLVPYELKEILHANAEVVEDLTKLEMVLKVKRGDKEEKLTVEVQHLSHGTFHLNRIEPHHS; via the exons ATGCGAAATCCCAGTTTCGCAATCTCTTTTTTATTCTACATACCAATCTCAATTCTCTTCTTCAACAATTTCTTTGCGGAATCAACTCTCAGCTCTGAACCAATGGCCACCACCGCCGCCAATTTGGGCGGATTTCGCCCGTCCGGCAGATCCCAAAACAGCGCGGAGCTCGAAAACGTCGCTCGCTTCGCCGTCGATGAGCACAACAAGAAAGAGAAGGGTATGGTTGAGTTTGTGAGGGTGGTGAAAGCAACGGAGCAAGTGGTGGCGGGGACGCTTCACCATTTGACTGTGGAAGCCATTGATGGTGGAAAAAAGAAGCTTTATGAGGCTAAAGTGTGGGTCAAGCCATGGATGAACGTGAAGGAATTGCAGGAGTTTAAACATGCCGATGATTCCCCTTCTTGTACAACTTCGGATCTTGGTATCAAGAAAG ATGGGCATGGCCATGGATTGCAAGGTGTGCCAATACATGACCCTGTAGTTGAAGGTGCTGCAAATCATGCTCTCAAAGCCATTCAGCAGAGATCAAATTCCCTTGTGCCTTATGAACTCAAAGAAATCCTTCATGCCAATGCTGAG GTGGTGGAAGATTTGACCAAACTTGAAATGGTTCTGAAGGTTAAGAGAGGAGACAAGGAAGAGAAGTTGACGGTGGAAGTACAGCATTTGAGCCATGGAACTTTCCATCTCAACCGCATTGAGCCACATCACTCTTGA
- the LOC105772740 gene encoding uncharacterized protein LOC105772740 isoform X1 codes for MRKKLDTRFPAARIKKIMQADEDVGKIALAVPVLVSKALELFLQDLCDHTYEITLQRGAKTMNSLHLKHCVQSYNVFDFLRDIVSRVPDYGHGHSDATAAAAAGGTDDRTISRRRKATGDEVNDSDEESKRSRMHDMGHAGTSGRGRGRGRGRGRGRGARNVERDAHREIEPEPCSTLQQNNKSHSTSGMVIDDGSELKEPVKENTAAEDANQAVRNFDLNAEVDENVDTKASATAAKVAAPASSVGVASATAAPAAPAAAAQPSTAEPTTEAKHEEYPGWSLSDMDKIAIDPLQLARLGGRLDEDEEDYDEEG; via the exons ATGAGAAAGAAGCTCGATACCCGTTTCCCAGCT GCTCGCATTAAAAAGATTATGCAAGCAGATGAAGATGTCGGGAAGATTGCATTAGCGGTGCCTGTTTTAGTTT CAAAAGCATTGGAATTGTTTCTACAAGACCTTTGTGATCATACGTATGAGATTACTCTTCAGAGGGGAGCAAAGACCATGAATTCATTGCATTT AAAGCATTGTGTACAGAGCTACAATGTATTCGATTTTCTGAGGGACATTGTTAGCCGGGTTCCTGACTATGGTCATGGCCATTCTGATGCtactgctgctgctgctgctggtGGTACTGATGATCGAACTATTTCGCGGAGAAG GAAAGCTACTGGAGATGAGGTCAATGACAGTGATGAAGAATCAAAGAGAAGCAGAATG CATGATATGGGTCATGCAGGCACCAGTGGCAGAGGGAGAGGCCGGGGACGAGGCAGGGGTCGTGGAAGAGGAGCTCGAAATGTGGAAAGAGATGCTCATCGTGAAATAGAACCAGAACCCTGCTCAACTCTTCAGCAAAACAACAAAAGTCATTCAACCTCGGGAATGGTGATAGATGATGGTTCCGAGTTGAAGGAACCGGTGAAAGAGAACACAGCTGCTGAAGATGCCAATCAAGCTGTTCGGAATTTTGATCTGAATGCCGAGGTAGATGAGAATGTGGATACAAAAGCCTCAGCAACTGCTGCTAAAGTTGCTGCACCTGCATCCTCAGTCGGTGTTGCTAGTGCCACTGCTGCACCAGCAGCGCCAGCTGCAGCAGCTCAGCCTTCTACAGCAGAGCCTACAACAGAGGCCAAACATGAAGAATACCCAGGCTGGTCTCTTTCGGATATGGACAAGATAGCTATCGATCCTCTTCAACTTGCTCGGCTTGGTGGAAGGTTAGACGAGGATGAAGAAGATTATGATGAGGAAGGGTGA
- the LOC105772740 gene encoding uncharacterized protein LOC105772740 isoform X2, with protein sequence MARIKKIMQADEDVGKIALAVPVLVSKALELFLQDLCDHTYEITLQRGAKTMNSLHLKHCVQSYNVFDFLRDIVSRVPDYGHGHSDATAAAAAGGTDDRTISRRRKATGDEVNDSDEESKRSRMHDMGHAGTSGRGRGRGRGRGRGRGARNVERDAHREIEPEPCSTLQQNNKSHSTSGMVIDDGSELKEPVKENTAAEDANQAVRNFDLNAEVDENVDTKASATAAKVAAPASSVGVASATAAPAAPAAAAQPSTAEPTTEAKHEEYPGWSLSDMDKIAIDPLQLARLGGRLDEDEEDYDEEG encoded by the exons ATG GCTCGCATTAAAAAGATTATGCAAGCAGATGAAGATGTCGGGAAGATTGCATTAGCGGTGCCTGTTTTAGTTT CAAAAGCATTGGAATTGTTTCTACAAGACCTTTGTGATCATACGTATGAGATTACTCTTCAGAGGGGAGCAAAGACCATGAATTCATTGCATTT AAAGCATTGTGTACAGAGCTACAATGTATTCGATTTTCTGAGGGACATTGTTAGCCGGGTTCCTGACTATGGTCATGGCCATTCTGATGCtactgctgctgctgctgctggtGGTACTGATGATCGAACTATTTCGCGGAGAAG GAAAGCTACTGGAGATGAGGTCAATGACAGTGATGAAGAATCAAAGAGAAGCAGAATG CATGATATGGGTCATGCAGGCACCAGTGGCAGAGGGAGAGGCCGGGGACGAGGCAGGGGTCGTGGAAGAGGAGCTCGAAATGTGGAAAGAGATGCTCATCGTGAAATAGAACCAGAACCCTGCTCAACTCTTCAGCAAAACAACAAAAGTCATTCAACCTCGGGAATGGTGATAGATGATGGTTCCGAGTTGAAGGAACCGGTGAAAGAGAACACAGCTGCTGAAGATGCCAATCAAGCTGTTCGGAATTTTGATCTGAATGCCGAGGTAGATGAGAATGTGGATACAAAAGCCTCAGCAACTGCTGCTAAAGTTGCTGCACCTGCATCCTCAGTCGGTGTTGCTAGTGCCACTGCTGCACCAGCAGCGCCAGCTGCAGCAGCTCAGCCTTCTACAGCAGAGCCTACAACAGAGGCCAAACATGAAGAATACCCAGGCTGGTCTCTTTCGGATATGGACAAGATAGCTATCGATCCTCTTCAACTTGCTCGGCTTGGTGGAAGGTTAGACGAGGATGAAGAAGATTATGATGAGGAAGGGTGA
- the LOC105772739 gene encoding uncharacterized protein LOC105772739, with translation MNPFLCFVLQAWNPSSCQVSSMETSRFLRDYAVWEINAFLWISLITITYFLSYKLFKLFKLWNQACKIPGPPSPSFYGYFTTLSKQNLTEVLSDSHEEYGSIVKLWLSPKQLLVSIKEPEIIKEMLLKAKDKLPLTGKAFNLAFGRSTLFASSFDKVESRRESLASELNVRLLDRANLIATKAVDHIMAELHQNMTKGSINCKMTSQHMAFTLLGATIFGDTFLAWLKSTIYEELLMMVAKDACFWASYSVIPFWKQGFWRYRRLCTELKWLTQDLVQQCSKYRQYRHMEPSANLGMEAGVFLQDNISLQEINGRHNVRDESCGNIMSLLFHGCLTTGGLINNMLMRLVTHPEIQHKIYSEIIMAKKGSEDKAQPVVEKMPLLWATIYESARVMPAGPLLQRCSLKHDLRLKSGVIVPAGAILVVPMQLVQTDDSRGNDAGKFNPYRFLSKTEKTSASPNMDASIAGHAEELKDQRKCTFVLKDPNKNPAFLPFGSGARACVGQKFVTQGVATLFASLLEQYEVRLRSGSKTNSKPSTNYSMSQDFLSSELVFARRNN, from the exons atgaacCCTTTCCTTTGCTTTGTTTTACAAGCATGGAATCCTAGCTCTTGTCAAGTTTCCTCCATGGAAACTTCTCGTTTTCTCAGAGACTATGCTGTTTGGGAAATCAATGCTTTTCTTTGGATTTCTCTTATAACTAttacttattttctttcttataaGCTTTTTAAGTTGTTTAAGCTATGGAATCAAGCTTGCAAAATCCCAGGTCCTCCTTCTCCTTCCTTTTATGGTTATTTCACTACTCTCTCCAAACAAAATCTCACag aggTATTGTCAGATTCACATGAGGAATATGGTTCAATTGTGAAGTTATGGTTGAGTCCTAAACAGCTTTTGGTTTCAATAAAAGAACCAGAAATTATTAAAGAGATGTTGTTGAAAGCTAAGGATAAATTGCCACTTACTGGAAAGGCTTTCAATTTGGCCTTTGGAAGATCCACCCTCTTTGCTTCATCTTTTGATAAG GTAGAAAGTAGAAGAGAGTCACTGGCATCTGAATTGAATGTAAGGTTGCTTGATAGAGCAAATTTAATCGCGACCAAGGCTGTTGATCATATCATGGCTGAATTACACCAGAACATGACCAAAGGAAGTATCAATTGTAAAATGACTTCTCAGCATATGGCCTTCACTTTGCTTGGTGCTACAATATTTGGTGACACATTCTTGGCTTGGTTGAAGTCTACTATTTACGAGGAGCTGTTGATGATGGTTGCTAAAGATGCTTGCTTTTGGGCATCGTATAGTGTCATTCCCTTTTGGAAACAAGGATTTTGGAGGTATCGACGATTATGTACAGAGTTGAAATGGCTAACTCAAGACCTTGTTCAACAGTGCAGTAAATACAGGCAATACCGTCACATGGAACCAAGCGCGAATCTTGGAATGGAGGCCGGCGTCTTTTTGCAAGATAACATTTCCCTGCAAGAGATTAATGGCCGTCATAATGTAAGAGATGAATCTTGCGGCAATATTATGAGCTTGCTGTTCCATGGATGCTTAACAACCGGAGGTTTGATTAATAATATGTTGATGAGGCTTGTTACACATCCAGAAATACAGCATAAG ATATACTCAGAGATAATCATGGCAAAGAAAGGTTCGGAGGACAAAGCTCAACCTGTTGTAGAGAAGATGCCTTTATTGTGGGCAACTATCTATGAGTCTGCTCGTGTTATGCCAGCCGGACCTTTGCTACAGAGGTGTTCTCTGAAACACG ATTTGAGGCTTAAGTCTGGTGTAATTGTGCCGGCTGGAGCAATACTTGTCGTACCTATGCAGTTGGTGCAGACCGATGATTCTAGGGGAAATGATGCTGGCAAATTTAATCCATATCGTTTTCTGTCTAAGACAGAAAAGACATCCGCTTCACCAAACATGGATGCGTCCATTGCAG GACATGCTGAAGAACTTAAAGATCAAAGGAAATGTACTTTTGTTTTGAAAGATCCGAATAAGAATCCGGCTTTTCTTCCCTTCGGTTCTGGTGCTCGTGCTTGCGTTGGCCAGAAATTTGTCACTCAAGGAGTTGCAACGTTGTTTGCTTCCTTGCTCGAACAATACGAG GTGAGGCTTCGTTCAGGATCAAAGACAAACTCAAAACCGTCGACAAACTACTCGATGTCTCAAGATTTTCTGAGTTCCGAACTAGTTTTCGCAAGAAGGAATAACTGA